In the genome of Actinomycetota bacterium, the window ATCGATCCCATCGATGAAGCCACCGTCCACTCGAACTTGAATCTTGCTATCTGGAAAGAGCGTCGCCCCGCTGGCCTGCCGTCCCGATTCGGGGTTCGGGTTATCGCTCAGGCTGGCGTAGGAGTTAGCCCTCGCCCATATCTCGGCCATCCTCTTTACATTCACAAACTCATCGACTCGCTCTTTAGTAGCACCCTCCTTCACAAAGACATCACCTGAAATGCGGGTAACATTGGTACCCTGCCGAGCCATCTCATTCCTCCTTATATTGCTCTTTGAGGTTGACCGGTAGAGTTACGGGGAGTTGCAAGCCCTGCTCCTTGGAGCAGATACAGCTCTGATTCTCTTTTACCATCACCGCGTTCCCTTTTAAATCGGAGAATTCCACCTGACCTTCGACGACCGTTAGGGTCATCGTCTCCCCATCCGTCCAGACCGAGAAGATGGTGCCCCTAATCGAATTGACGCCGAGAAACGGGATTTTAAGATCGAACTTAGATTTGGGCTTAAGCTTTCGGATGAAGGCTGTGATCGTTCCGCCTAGCAACTCAAAATCGGTCGGTCCATCTATCTTTATTTCGGTCTTGGCGCCAAGCGCCATCTTATTGCCCGCTTCGTCAACCAAGTTCACTTGCCCCTTTTTTGACATCCTGATCACATCTTTCACTTCAACGCGAAATTTATCAGCCCCCGGTTTAATTCTCTTCTTTCCCCTCATTATTTCCACCCCAGCCCCTTCGTTCTCTTCCTCAAGCGCCTCTCTTTTTATCCTCTTGAATAGCCCAAGAAGAAGGGACTCCGCCGCCTCAAGGTTAATGAAGCCTTCCGCTTGCAAGGTTGAGCATTCTGGGTGGGCTTTACAATGGGCGCATTGGCAAGTCGAATTGACCGATTTGACCTTTTTGCTGCCATCCCATACATTAACGGACGGTCCGGGCTTAGCGTGAGATTCTTTCGCGCCATCTGACATTGGACAGAATGGACGGGCTTTTCGCCCTGAGGCAGTTTCGAGCAAGCAAGTATGTCTCCCATTATCACGAAATTATTCACCAAGACCGTTTGACAAACCCTTTCGCCATTTTGGCCAATAAGAAAGAGTGCCTCTTCGTCCAAGAACTTCCCCTCTTCATGGCCGACTCCCGATACGGCGAGTGACTTCTGGTACTCGCCCAATGCCTTCTTCGCCTCCTCGGCCAACTCTTTGGGAGCAAATGCTTCCAAGATTTCGCCCAGAGAGAAGCCGGCCGGTAACCCAGGCGGGGCAACCTCCGCATCGGGACCGGGTGCCCCCTTGATGTTCTCAAAGGATTGGCGGGCTGCCTCTTTATCGGGGTGTTCCGAGATGCCCAAGTTGGCATAGTAATCGTACTCTCCGCTCCCAGGGGTCATATCCATTCCCGAAACAGCTAGAACCCCTTCCATCTGGTTGGCTAAAGCAGCCGCTTCAATGGCGCCGACATACGGATTTTCAGCCAAGGCTTGGTAGAACTCCTCCCCTTCCGACGGGAGGGGATTTAAGTGACCAAGCGTTACTGTATAGCCACCATCAGTTAGGTTATGAAGCTTGGTGATCTGCCATTGCGGGGGGAGCGGAGCAGGCAAAACTCTCTCCATCTCCTCTTTGGTTGGAAGAGCGGTTGCCCGGGTTAAACGGACCGATTCCATAAACCAGCCCTTATCGCTCACAACCTCTCCTCTCTTCTAAACCGCCGCGGGTTTCTAGTCGCCTGTGCCCGACTTTCCGCCTCTTAAAATGATGTGATATAAACACCTTCGATTTTGCCTACCCTTCCCTGCTTACGTTCGACTTGAGCAGCTGCATCACATCATTCTTCCACTGCTCCGGCGAAGAATGGATCACCCGGCCGATGAAGAGGCGGCGAAGCTCCCTCAATGCGGGTACCTTTTGCATGGTAAATTGGTATTTCTGATATTCGGGTTGCAGCAATTTCTCTTCCGGCAAGTAGATCGGCTCTCTTCTGAAGTTAATCTCAAGCATGCAGCGGTTTATCCTTTTGATGAAATCATCCACCTTCCGATGCAACCCCTCAATCTCCTTATAATTGGGATAATCATTCTTCTCGACGATCCTGAAGAAATAGGTCGCCTTGCCCCCGCCTTCGCCGCCGGTCGCCTCCATGGCGACCGCATTCCCCGGTTGATTCGGATCCGCGCTGTAAATGGGGATTAAAAACCAGATATATTCACCAGTCAAATCGCCCAATAGCCCCCGTTTGAGCCCGATGGCCATCCTCTCCTTTTGAGCGAACGAAGTTAAAAAATCGTACTCCTCTTTGAGGCCCAAAGTCTCAAGCTTCCTCTCCATTTCGAGCCAGATATCGGCCGAGACGGTTTCGATGTCGCTCCTTTTGGCCGCCCGGCCTTCCTTCATGAAGCGGGCAACCCGCCTGATGACGGAGGGGTCAGCCTGGGGCAACAGCTCTCTGAGCGAGGATTGAACCTTCAATGAGAGCTCGCTTATGGCGTCGGACAGGGCCCTTGTAACGGGATCGAACTCCCCGCCCATCTGCGAGAAGGTGAATCTTTCTCCAAATTCGGTTACGACCGTAAGGGCGTAATCTTCGGACTTTACCTCCAAGATGTCACCATAGAGTATCCTTACGGGCTCGCTCTTCTCGGGCATAAAGACGATAGCTGTCTCGTAGAGGCGAAGCTCTCCTTTGCCCTTAAACCTCTCGGAACCATCGGCCTCGAGGTGAACCAGTTCGGCTTCCACCCCCGACTTTTTGCACGTCTCCTGCATAAGCATGTCTTTGAGCAGAAGTTCGCCTCGGAGCTTGAAGAGAAACCTTAAAAAGTCTTCGTATTTGTAGCCGAGATCAAAAAGGGTGAGGATCTCCTTGGAGGAGAGGGTAAGGTTGATTCTGTACTCGCCCTCCAAGATGACCAAGATGTCTCTGAGCGAAAAGAAGAGAGTCTCGCCGAATTTTGGAAGGATGGAGATGTCTTCCTTTGCCAGCCTAATCGATGCCTGGCCGCTGGCAGTCACTTGACCCGCTTGGTCGCTCAAGGAATAGCTTGCCGGACACTCCAGGATGACTTGCTGCTTGGCCTCTTCGCCCATCACACCATCTCCTTTTTCCGTCGCCGTTCACCTAGAAAAGAAGGGTCGCTATTTTTTAAAGACAACTTAGGGGAAATAGATTCTAACAATATTCTACTATGTGCCGAAGCAAAAAGCCGCAAAAAAGTGGGATTTTAGAATTAATTAACGAGGAGTGAGGATATTATCCATTAGAGCGTAAAAATCTTTAAAATTGATTAAAAATAGTGGACTGAGATGCTTAAAACCCCTCAAGCCAGCACTACTTCTTGCCACGGCTTTTGATATCCTTCTGAAGCTGGCTGATCTTCTTCCAGCGGGCCTCCTCTAGAGCTGCTGCGCGCATCTCTTGCCGCCCCTTCTGATAGGCGAACTCCTTTTTGAGCTTGAGATAGCTCTCCAAGCGCTCCTCTAAAAGCTGTCCGTCGCTTACCGCCTGCTTAACAGCGCAGCCGATCTCCGCCTCGTGGCTGCAATCGTTGAATTTACATCTTTGGGCCAGCTCCAAGATATCGCCAAAGACCTGTTTTAGACCCTCTTCATCGCCGGTAACCTGAATCTCACGCATACCTGGGGTATCAATGACCATGCCGCCCGATGGCAGCAGGATAAGTTCCCGAAAGGTGGTGGTGTGCCGGCCCCGGCTCCCCTCCAAAATGACCTCGGCCGTCTTTAGGCGATCGCTTCCAAGGAGAGTATTGATGATGGTCGATTTGCCCACTCCCGAC includes:
- a CDS encoding FecR domain-containing protein gives rise to the protein MQAEGFINLEAAESLLLGLFKRIKREALEEENEGAGVEIMRGKKRIKPGADKFRVEVKDVIRMSKKGQVNLVDEAGNKMALGAKTEIKIDGPTDFELLGGTITAFIRKLKPKSKFDLKIPFLGVNSIRGTIFSVWTDGETMTLTVVEGQVEFSDLKGNAVMVKENQSCICSKEQGLQLPVTLPVNLKEQYKEE